One Lytechinus variegatus isolate NC3 chromosome 14, Lvar_3.0, whole genome shotgun sequence genomic region harbors:
- the LOC121427527 gene encoding calmodulin-binding transcription activator 1-like, whose translation MMALTGDEDIPQKKVVLPKALHDLEKVGDLPKKQERWNTNEEIAFWLTQFDKHNQWLASTVKIRAESGSLFLYNRKKVKYRNDGYLWKKRKDCKTTREDHMKLKIKGVDCLYGNYVHSAIIPTFHRRCYWLLQNPDIILVHYLNVPVTEDRKLTLESLTNGSLIDLPQHDGSNWSTEDLIKQITPMLHGYQIQLNGSQELTPSDSAEVIAKYLLHGHRQDNNSDSRNCSCLDCTTLRIMAQVPPSPAGSCSSQSSSIASTSHGSIHFVDNTTKPCSNHNTLSNAVSNKVKMDDSGNINLLIVVANQNNAGNKLQVKSVAPVDSSQNISEVLKGLGSVQCVSDVTANSRASSEVNAEASRNEINGHLHNQSFMSSAMTPNGSQGRVPFTAHQLQACDPQCSAFQENPNVVNQMPSFIHQGNGPHICHQQKLQEQQRHSTGQPIRQQSSEQAGTQASLPGPSHQGRSILRSPQLIVSSPQLFPSQQAHQVPQLLSTGSQQCNPFNLSRDTMESIRLGNQGITTSTPPATAVHSVNSVQESGTFKVPGVRLPAENRHVGSVGTPQLILQQVPSNSSQKPPNFILKASEPKAGETPKFILKPAEGTASMTAQGLASPQFILKAVNSGDAGNPQIGRASSQTSNTSTILANSGSPNNLLQQSESNPSLLQMVADANIVAAETRTSFLEGRSDFSSNSEKSNSIWVGQNRDNQHNQTMQKMANSHSGQLKITGQESQELRELVNGDPKLKTLENRFRDHRSDLVMLPERVQEHYLQTQTDARASKEQRNPQDNSIFISQQSSVSKAHHQKIQRSEKDTADPAHMPQEGTLPQDTSPSRIDITYQHSVNSSNLYCQNENSEFPTLSEFNAMDQDGNFSHSDQNSVLSDLLSASGSFHNSLGPTDPGHDFTKSGSATSDLGSLPSPSNIELDLDTFELMESPLPELGGALLTSSSPNASLDDFNHGTNQEQPAPLQNNHDGRQQDLADEDHSGEHLCEITDFSPDWSYTEGGVKVLVTGPWQSTQDVYSCIFDQTSVAAALVQTGVLRCYSPAHEAGKCALHVTCNGLLISKPLTFEYRARSNQSVASSHDWLSLDENRFKMAILERLEQMEQRLSNTGNQGRSQPPGGTSQSSSFEDRVVSICQDLMRQRPPTSVPQIQTVSRPDHGMTLLHLAAALGFSRLISTLFLWRRDHNSIVAELELDPMNMDNASCTPLMWACALGHMESALLLYRWRPHCLKMSDSLGRLPLDVAKSRGHTSLAESLMQLGQEEPHLWPPLGASPSPKSDPIQIPRSGRNTLPAFMVSSPATNTPSSSLSDDSAPIFEAQSPSSGCLSNLSVSPVSQGLVTPNTGVSPQISPRLQDLPGTSSGSLGNMLNVQPGFLRRDSGVSLKSTSPHHHHTQSHAHHLSSSPQPPAGASPMPIPPPISQATLKAFLSGSQILGNLDPAEMMGLPPLGDKEHADQKEMWESFVKELQVAAQQQEEDHGDLEDVEDEQRCDSPMQTDDYMPLLLPRAAAGNKEQYLSLAEHILDALPERIKLEGSRGSVAGSQVETEGPHVQVDQESLHDSISSIASPFSSPGGVEDTLYRTGIDSSPASSYSGAESSCRTSSSPSNISFDEDFPPADWSDFLQGSGHALQWAFSILTLSDEEQRQLYKAAIVIQNAFRQYKGRQQQKQQELEAAVIIQSYYRRYKEYFHYKSMSEAARVIQNKFRSFQSYRQFQRSRRAAIIIQNSYRTYRAQEQFRKSRDAAILIQQRFRDKRKARMKREQEAARKIQRFLRRYHNRVMNQKKRQGNRMKQVTT comes from the exons GGCGGAGAGTGGGAGTTTGTTCCTGTACAATCGGAAGAAGGTCAAGTACAGGAACGATGGATACCtatggaagaaaagaaaagattgcAAGACAACAAGGGAGGATCACATGAAACTCAAAATCAAGGGAGTGGAT TGTCTCTATGGAAACTACGTTCACTCGGCCATCATCCCGACATTTCACAGGAGATGCTACTGGCTTCTACAG AACCCTGACATCATCCTGGTTCATTACCTGAACGTACCGGTCACCGAGGATCGTAAGCTGACCTTGGAGTCCTTGACCAATGGCTCTTTGATTGACTTGCCACAGCATGATGGTTCCAACTGGTCAACAGAAGACCTCATCAAGCAGATCACTCCAATGT TACATGGATACCAGATACAGCTCAACGGATCCCAAGAGCTAACA CCCTCTGATTCTGCTGAAGTGATAGCCAAGTATCTCTTGCATGGGCACCGTCAGGATAACAACAGTGATTCTAGGAACTGTAGCTGTTTAGACTGTACAACGCTCAGGATCATGGCCCAAGTTCCACCCAGTCCTGCAG GTTCTTGTAGCAGCCAGTCTTCATCCATCGCATCCACCAGCCACGGGTCTATCCATTTTGTGGACAACACCACCAAGCCATGCAGCAACCACAATACGTTGTCCAACGCCGTATCAAACAAGGTGAAGATGGACGACAGTGGCAACATCAACTTGTTGATTGTGGTAGCGAACCAAAACAACGCTGGCAACAAGCTCCAGGTGAAGAGTGTTGCTCCTGTGGACTCTTCGCAGAATATATCTGAGGTCCTCAAAGGACTTGGCAGTGTGCAATGTGTGTCTGATGTCACAGCAAACAGTAGGGCTTCATCTGAGGTCAATGCCGAAGCAagcagaaatgaaataaatggacaTCTTCACAATCAATCGTTTATGTCTTCAGCGATGACCCCTAACGGCTCGCAAGGAAGAGTCCCTTTTACGGCCCACCAATTACAGGCCTGTGATCCCCAATGCTCGGCTTTTCAAGAGAACCCCAATGTAGTGAACCAGATGCCTTCATTTATTCACCAAGGTAATGGACCACATATATGCCATCAACAAAAGCTCCAAGAGCAGCAGAGACATTCCACAGGACAACCTATCAGACAGCAGTCCTCAGAACAAGCTGGGACACAGGCTTCTCTGCCAGGACCCTCGCACCAAGGTCGAAGCATCCTTAGGTCTCCGCAGTTGATAGTGTCATCACCGCAATTGTTCCCGAGTCAGCAAGCGCATCAGGTGCCACAGCTCTTGTCAACTGGAAGTCAACAGTGCAATCCTTTCAATTTATCCAGAGATACAATGGAGTCAATAAGATTGGGGAACCAAGGTATTACAACTAGTACACCTCCAGCTACCGCTGTTCATTCTGTAAACTCAGTGCAGGAATCAGGTACATTCAAAGTGCCAGGAGTTAGGTTGCCAGCAGAAAATAGACATGTTGGTTCAGTAGGTACTCCTCAGTTGATTCTCCAGCAAGTGCCCTCAAATTCCTCACAAAAACCCCCTAATTTTATTCTCAAGGCCTCTGAGCCGAAAGCAGGCGAAACGCCAAAGTTCATTctcaaacctgctgaaggcacaGCCTCAATGACAGCACAAGGCTTAGCTTCCCCTCAGTTCATCCTAAAGGCTGTGAATTCTGGAGATGCTGGCAATCCCCAGATTGGCCGAGCCTCATCACAGACATCTAACACTTCAACAATCCTTGCAAATAGTGGCTCTCCAAACAATCTACTGCAACAGTCTGAATCAAACCCATCATTGCTTCAGATGGTAGCTGATGCAAACATTGTAGCTGCAGAGACAAGAACTTCTTTTTTGGAAGGAAGATCTGacttttcatcaaattcagAAAAGTCAAATTCCATTTGGGTAGGGCAGAATAGAGATAATCAGCATAACCAGACAATGCAAAAAATGGCTAACAGTCATAGTGGACAGCTAAAGATTACTGGGCAGGAATCACAGGAGTTGCGGGAATTGGTGAATGGAGACCCAAAGCTTAAGACTTTGGAGAATCGATTCAGAGACCACCGTAGTGACCTTGTCATGCTCCCAGAGAGAGTGCAGGAACACTATCTTCAAACACAGACAGATGCAAGAGCAAGTAAAGAACAAAGGAATCCTCAAGATAATAGTATATTTATATCCCAACAAAGCTCAGTCTCAAAAGCCCATCATCAGAAAATCCAAAGAAGTGAAAAGGACACTGCAGATCCCGCGCACATGCCTCAAGAAGGCACTCTTCCTCAGGATACAAGTCCTAGTCGGATAGACATCACTTACCAACACTCCGTAAACAGCAGCAATCTATACTGCCAGAATGAAAACTCTGAATTTCCCACCCTGTCTGAGTTCAATGCCATGGATCAGGATGGAAACTTTAGCCACAGTGACCAGAATTCAGTCCTTTCTGATCTTCTGTCTGCTAGTGGCTCTTTCCATAACTCCTTAGGGCCAACTGATCCTGGGCACGACTTCACTAAATCTGGTAGTGCAACATCAGATCTCGGTTCCCTCCCCAGTCCTTCCAACATCGAGCTGGACCTTGATACCTTTGAGCTCATGGAGAGCCCGCTTCCAGAACTTGGAGGTGCTCTTCTGACTTCATCCAGTCCCAATGCTAGTCTTGATGACTTCAACCATGGCACCAACCAAGAGCAGCCGGCACCCCTGCAGAACAATCATGATGGAAGGCAACAGGATTTAGCTGATGAAGACCATTCCGGAGAACACCTCTGTGAGATCACCGACTTCTCACCAGATTGGTCCTACACTGAG GGTGGAGTGAAGGTCTTAGTGACAGGGCCCTGGCAGTCCACTCAGGATGTTTATAGCTGTATCTTTGACCAGACCAGTGTAGCAGCTGCACTTGTACAGACTGGTGTCCTACGCTGCTATAGTCCAG CCCATGAAGCAGGGAAATGTGCGCTTCATGTAACCTGTAACGGACTGCTAATCTCCAAGCCTCTCACGTTTGAATACAGAGCACGTAGCAACCAGTCGGTCGCGTCGTCACACGACTGGCTTTCTCTAGATG AGAATCGATTCAAGATGGCTATTCTGGAGCGCCTAGAGCAGATGGAACAAAGGCTTAGTAACACAGGCAACCAAGGAAGAAGCCAG CCTCCTGGAGGTACATCTCAATCCAGTTCCTTTGAGGACAGGGTGGTCAGTATCTGTCAGGACCTGATGAGACAAAGACCACCAACCAGCGTTCCTCAGATCCAGACCGTCAGTAGACCAGACCATGGTATGACGCTCCTGCACCTAGCAGCAGCACTCGGATTCAGTCGGCTCATATCTACCTTGTTCTTATGGAG GAGAGATCATAACAGTATAGTTGCAGAGCTGGAACTAGACCCTATGAACATGGACAATGCGTCCTGCACTCCATTG ATGTGGGCATGTGCTCTAGGTCACATGGAGTCTGCCCTTCTCCTGTACCGCTGGCGACCCCACTGCTTGAAGATGAGTGACTCCCTCGGTCGCCTTCCCCTGGATGTCGCCAAGTCTCGAGGGCACACCTCCCTTGCAGAGTCCTTGATGCAACTTGGTCAAGAAGAACCTCACCTTTGGCCACCTCTTGGTGCTTCCCCATCCCCCAAGAGTGATCCCATACAGATACCACGAAGCGGACGCAATACCCTTCCTGCATTCATGGTGTCATCACCAGCCACCAACACACCAAGTTCATCCCTTTCCGATGACTCTGCACCTATCTTTGAAGCGCAGTCACCGTCTTCAGGCTGCCTGTCGAATCTCTCGGTGAGTCCCGTCTCTCAGGGGCTGGTGACACCCAACACAGGAGTCTCTCCGCAGATATCACCCAGGCTGCAAGACCTGCCAGGGACGTCGTCAGGGTCGCTCGGCAACATGCTCAACGTCCAACCGGGATTTCTTCGTAGGGACAGCGGGGTGAGCCTGAAGTCCACCAgtcctcatcaccaccacacaCAAAGCCACGCCCACCATCTGTCATCCAGCCCTCAGCCTCCTGCAGGAGCAAGCCCCATGCCTATCCCGCCTCCCATATCCCAAGCGACCCTCAAGGCATTCCTGAGTGGGAGCCAGATCCTGGGTAACCTGGACCCTGCGGAGATGATGGGGCTCCCTCCATTGGGAGACAAGGAGCACGCTGACCAGAAGGAGATGTGGGAGAGCTTCGTCAAGGAGCTCCAAGTTGCGGCTCAGCAACAGGAAGAAGATCATGGAGATCTAGAGGATGTGGAGGATGAACAACGCTGTGATTCTCCCATGCAGACGGATGACTACATGCCTCTTCTCCTACCAAGGGCTGCTGCTGGAAACAAG GAGCAATATCTGTCTCTGGCAGAGCACATCCTGGATGCTCTACCGGAGCGCATCAAGCTGGAGGGCTCCAGGGGTAGCGTAGCAGGATCCCAGGTGGAGACAGAAGGACCCCATGTCCAGGTGGACCAGGAGTCCCTGCATGACTCTATCAGCTCCATCGCGAGTCCCTTCTCGAGCCCAGGAGGTGTGGAGGACACTCTTTATAG AACGGGCATTGACAGCTCACCTGCTAGTTCCTACAGTGGTGCAGAGTCGTCCTGCCGAACCTCCAGTAGTCCCAGTAATATCAGCTTTGATGAGGACTTCCCACCAGCAGACTGGAGCGACTTCTTACAGGGATCTGGCCATGCGTTACAATGGGCTTTCTCTATACTCACGCTCTCTG aTGAAGAGCAGAGACAGTTGTACAAAGCTGCTATTGTGATCCAGAATGCCTTTAGACAGTACAAG GGAAGGCAACAGCAGAAACAACAAGAATTGGAAGCAGCGGTCATTATCCAGAGCTATTACAGGAGATATAAAGAG TATTTCCACTACAAGTCCATGTCTGAGGCTGCCAGGGTGATTCAAAACAAGTTCCGTTCGTTCCAGAGCTACCGACAGTTCCAACGGAGTCGCAGGGCGGCCATCATCATCCAGAACAGCTACCGGACTTACCGCGCTCAAGAACAGTTCAGGAAGAGCAGGGATGCAGCCATTCTTATCCAACAAAGGTTTAG GGACAAGCGGAAGGCTCGGATGAAGCGAGAGCAGGAGGCCGCCCGGAAGATACAAAGATTTCTAAGGAGGTACCACAATAG